AACGCTTATCTCCTCCATGACGGCGTCGCATATGTAGTCGGGGTGGCCCGTGCCCTTCCTCTCCACGATCTCGACGGGTTGTTTGCGGGTGGGTGTGTTCGAGCTTATCTCGATGGAAAAGTTCTTCGCGTGCATGGTGTCGACTGACGGCGCCGCTTAAAAAAGGCCCCGTTCCTTCTTGCTGTAGACGCATCCGCAGTAGTTCTGCCTGTAAAGCCCCATCTCCCTGGAATGCGTTATACCTTCCTTCCAGCCCGGACGGAAGTCGTCATAGTAAAACGGTACGCCGTACTTATGCTCCATATCGAGCCCCGCGCTTATGATGGTTTCATGGTCCTGGTACTTGCTGTATAGGAGCGAGGAGGAGAAGAAGTCGAAGCCCCTTTTCCTGGCGGCGTCGGCGGTCCTATCGAGACGGAGCGAATAACATCGCGCGCACCGTTCGGCCCTCGGGGTTTCGTGCTTGCGCGGCCCGGGGATGGACCTGAAAAAG
The sequence above is a segment of the Thermodesulfobacteriota bacterium genome. Coding sequences within it:
- a CDS encoding epoxyqueuosine reductase QueH; its protein translation is MGRILVHICCGPCAIYPVKEILKGKLEVWGYFFNPNIHPREEFRKRLDAVRTLAEKMSLPVICNDEYSPELFFRSIPGPRKHETPRAERCARCYSLRLDRTADAARKRGFDFFSSSLLYSKYQDHETIISAGLDMEHKYGVPFYYDDFRPGWKEGITHSREMGLYRQNYCGCVYSKKERGLF